The following are from one region of the Methanospirillum hungatei genome:
- a CDS encoding DNA alkylation repair protein yields MDPIIRKIKEELSTSIDEKTKTSYQRFFKQEVKAYGCKSAGVSKIAKKYWKEVNTRSKQEIFSLCEELFLSGYLEETGIVASWVPNLKDQFEPEDMITFRHWIMNYITNWAACDSFCNHSMGDFIDKYPDFIGELKTWTHSENQWMRRAAAVSLIIPAKRGKYLDDVLEIADALLTDEDDLVRKGYGWLLKEASRQHEDIIFEYVLAHKKEMPRTSLRYAIELMPKERRAEAMKKDWK; encoded by the coding sequence ATGGATCCGATCATCCGGAAGATAAAAGAGGAATTGTCTACCTCCATCGACGAAAAGACTAAAACCAGTTATCAGCGGTTTTTCAAGCAAGAAGTGAAAGCGTACGGATGTAAATCTGCCGGGGTATCAAAGATTGCTAAAAAATACTGGAAAGAAGTGAATACCAGAAGTAAACAAGAAATATTCTCTCTCTGCGAGGAACTTTTTCTGTCAGGATATCTGGAAGAGACGGGTATTGTTGCTTCCTGGGTCCCTAACCTCAAAGACCAGTTCGAGCCAGAAGACATGATCACCTTCAGACATTGGATTATGAACTATATCACCAACTGGGCTGCATGTGACAGTTTTTGTAACCACTCGATGGGTGACTTTATCGATAAGTATCCTGATTTTATCGGTGAATTAAAAACATGGACCCATTCTGAAAACCAGTGGATGAGGCGAGCAGCTGCTGTCTCTCTCATTATTCCGGCAAAGCGTGGAAAATACCTGGATGATGTTCTTGAGATAGCCGATGCTCTGCTTACTGATGAGGATGATCTGGTCAGGAAGGGATATGGCTGGCTATTAAAAGAAGCAAGCAGACAGCATGAGGATATTATTTTTGAGTATGTTCTTGCTCATAAAAAAGAGATGCCACGAACGTCACTCCGCTATGCAATTGAACTCATGCCAAAAGAGAGACGGGCAGAAGCGATGAAAAAGGACTGGAAATAG
- a CDS encoding ribonuclease Z, which translates to MEEITVIFHGTNGWYTSKTGYTTCITIDTPDCFIILDAGEGFTKIPDVYPSIQKPALLFFSHFHLDHISGLHTLARCQFEGGLSIYGPPGAHMLSKFIGYPYTVPLSELTYPVTIMELVEGRCNLQIPVQTAFLVHNQPVFGYRFELSKTITFCTDTGPCEGILTLGADADLLITECAYLPGQENPGWPHLNPEVAVRLATEARAKRLALVHFAADLYASLDQRSAIKNIGPQFSDVIIGMDDMVIKM; encoded by the coding sequence ATGGAAGAGATCACAGTAATTTTTCATGGAACGAACGGATGGTACACCTCGAAAACAGGGTATACCACCTGCATCACCATTGATACTCCTGACTGTTTTATCATTCTCGACGCTGGAGAGGGTTTTACAAAGATTCCGGATGTATATCCATCCATACAAAAACCTGCCCTCTTGTTCTTCTCTCATTTTCACCTGGATCATATATCCGGCCTTCATACTCTGGCTCGGTGTCAGTTTGAAGGCGGTCTGTCCATCTATGGTCCTCCGGGGGCTCATATGTTATCCAAATTTATCGGGTATCCCTACACCGTCCCCCTGAGTGAACTGACCTACCCAGTTACGATAATGGAACTAGTAGAAGGCAGGTGTAATCTCCAGATTCCGGTTCAGACTGCATTCCTTGTTCATAATCAGCCGGTTTTCGGGTACCGGTTTGAACTTTCAAAAACAATTACGTTCTGCACAGATACCGGACCATGTGAGGGTATTTTAACCCTGGGAGCAGATGCAGATCTTCTTATTACCGAATGTGCCTATCTCCCCGGACAGGAAAATCCCGGATGGCCTCATTTAAACCCTGAAGTAGCAGTTCGTCTTGCGACTGAGGCAAGGGCAAAACGACTGGCACTGGTTCATTTTGCCGCAGATCTCTATGCATCACTTGATCAGCGAAGTGCAATAAAAAATATCGGCCCTCAGTTTTCTGATGTAATTATAGGCATGGATGATATGGTCATCAAAATGTAA
- a CDS encoding DUF2115 domain-containing protein, with product MITERVCCGMTDPEQSKIESIVARMAGAAHKGDLGTIVAEEILKYSVLELQVIGGRLNLEIERLPANYRHKIRSYFRDQIFGAHHLLLSRYRSGIFLKCSDPLRDPELFLSYCQMIPDGCMAWDEDTWKNPEIWSPKHRLFYYLIAAYTMFVEDLPGHPVGMPFPGGQVVEKQGEEYYCPIRDKEKDVFFSICNFCPARQTD from the coding sequence GTGATAACCGAACGGGTCTGCTGTGGGATGACAGATCCAGAGCAATCAAAAATCGAATCAATTGTAGCACGAATGGCTGGTGCGGCTCATAAAGGGGATCTTGGCACCATTGTTGCTGAAGAAATTCTGAAATACTCTGTATTAGAACTACAGGTGATCGGAGGGAGATTAAATCTTGAGATAGAACGACTTCCAGCAAATTACCGGCATAAAATCAGATCCTATTTCAGGGACCAGATATTCGGGGCTCACCATCTGCTCCTCTCCAGGTATAGAAGTGGGATCTTTCTGAAGTGTTCTGACCCATTACGTGACCCAGAACTCTTTCTCTCCTACTGCCAGATGATACCTGACGGGTGTATGGCATGGGATGAGGATACATGGAAAAACCCTGAGATCTGGAGCCCGAAGCACCGGCTTTTTTACTATCTGATTGCAGCATATACCATGTTTGTCGAAGATCTTCCTGGTCACCCGGTCGGGATGCCATTTCCCGGAGGTCAGGTTGTGGAGAAACAGGGTGAAGAGTACTATTGTCCGATTCGTGATAAGGAAAAGGATGTATTCTTCTCCATCTGTAACTTCTGTCCAGCCAGGCAGACAGATTAA
- a CDS encoding carboxymuconolactone decarboxylase family protein has protein sequence MELSPMELFQKEAPEAAAAFNGLIQALIASEGLDQKTKQLIYIAMKTAMGDERAVRAHLPMAKGLGATREEILDAVLLTLTVSGISGVLKVLPLIVEMYDKQ, from the coding sequence ATGGAACTTTCCCCCATGGAACTTTTTCAGAAAGAGGCCCCTGAGGCTGCAGCAGCGTTCAATGGTCTTATCCAGGCACTTATCGCATCAGAAGGATTAGACCAGAAAACAAAGCAGCTCATCTATATCGCTATGAAAACTGCAATGGGAGATGAACGGGCGGTCCGGGCTCACCTTCCGATGGCGAAGGGACTTGGGGCAACAAGAGAGGAGATACTTGATGCGGTCCTCCTGACCCTCACCGTCAGCGGTATATCTGGTGTATTAAAGGTTCTCCCCCTTATAGTTGAGATGTATGATAAACAATGA
- a CDS encoding MarC family protein, protein MVSDIGYLVGAVGTFFAILDPFGNLPFFIAYTSSLSSHVRKKTALYLSVFIFSAMAIFLFSGQMVLSFFHISLPAFQIAGGIILFGVALSMMSGTHTITMNKVISDTGKEMLLEKNESILPTIIVPLGIPLYVGPGSIAAAILFGSNAPTETAFLGGLLVILLIVIFITLLNMSSDFIGKVFGNQGIEILVRLMGLVLAAIAVQLTLEGITGAITTMILPSLSG, encoded by the coding sequence ATGGTTTCAGATATCGGATATTTGGTCGGAGCAGTTGGAACATTTTTTGCAATCCTGGATCCATTTGGAAACCTTCCCTTTTTTATTGCATATACCAGTTCGCTCAGTTCACATGTCCGGAAAAAAACCGCTCTGTACCTGTCTGTATTTATTTTTTCAGCGATGGCAATATTTCTCTTTTCTGGTCAGATGGTTCTGAGTTTTTTCCATATATCGCTGCCTGCTTTCCAGATAGCAGGAGGCATAATTCTCTTCGGTGTTGCCCTGTCAATGATGAGCGGAACACATACCATAACCATGAACAAAGTTATCTCTGATACCGGAAAGGAGATGCTTCTTGAGAAGAACGAATCCATTCTACCGACCATTATTGTCCCGCTTGGCATCCCGCTCTATGTTGGTCCGGGATCGATTGCTGCAGCCATTCTTTTTGGGAGTAATGCACCGACAGAAACAGCATTCCTCGGAGGACTGCTTGTCATCCTTCTTATTGTCATCTTCATTACTCTGCTTAATATGAGTTCGGATTTCATAGGCAAGGTGTTTGGAAACCAGGGAATTGAGATCCTGGTCCGTCTGATGGGGCTTGTCCTTGCAGCAATTGCTGTCCAATTGACTCTGGAGGGGATCACAGGAGCGATCACCACCATGATCCTCCCTTCCCTGTCCGGATAA
- a CDS encoding HdeD family acid-resistance protein, whose translation MSRQTTVVAILIGLLMLVFSPFIPGIIGVFLAAVIFLISLIIVGIGYSVRGSGFSVPFMLLGIIGVCVSLYALFNPDMTVSLMGILLGVIILMMGIMQLGFSSGFVQDRISWIFLIIGGLLSIFVGFYLILYPQDGMQLLVVFIGCYLIAYGVIGVIRGRSSQTYIY comes from the coding sequence ATGTCCAGACAGACTACTGTGGTAGCCATACTCATCGGTCTTCTTATGCTCGTCTTTTCCCCCTTTATCCCTGGCATCATCGGGGTGTTTCTTGCCGCAGTAATATTCCTGATATCGCTGATTATTGTGGGTATTGGCTATTCAGTGAGAGGATCAGGGTTTTCTGTTCCGTTTATGCTCCTTGGAATTATCGGTGTATGTGTTAGTCTGTATGCTCTATTCAACCCTGATATGACGGTCTCGCTTATGGGGATCTTACTGGGGGTCATTATCCTCATGATGGGTATCATGCAACTCGGGTTTTCGTCTGGGTTTGTTCAGGACCGTATATCCTGGATTTTTCTGATTATCGGAGGGTTGTTGAGCATTTTTGTCGGGTTTTATCTCATTCTTTATCCCCAGGACGGGATGCAACTCCTTGTCGTGTTTATCGGGTGTTATCTGATTGCGTATGGAGTGATTGGGGTAATCAGAGGCAGATCATCGCAGACCTATATCTATTGA
- a CDS encoding lipase family alpha/beta hydrolase, protein MDSIPLVLVHGWKSHPGIWRRLIERVNIPTEKIWLFDYSDLHESTISQIAHQLKSFLHEKRKVTGYTGPVDIICHSMGGYVTRYYVEVIDGGKREENVRQLIEIGVPNQGSSMAEIFNDPKYGPHVIQILSGEFVPKKYEPEKDVNVQGLRIKSRETFQLRKAGIRPDIRYRNILSANRTGDPAFFPSFEGRTWVLGHDETWRKTWLGDGVIPHYDSYLPGTEFDLIPCNPETMLDEPYQYCHILLPKNSEVIRLVIRYVENPTIPSSEKFPEHH, encoded by the coding sequence ATGGATTCAATTCCTTTAGTTTTGGTTCATGGGTGGAAGAGTCATCCGGGTATCTGGAGAAGACTTATTGAACGGGTGAATATCCCCACTGAAAAGATCTGGCTCTTTGATTACTCTGATCTACATGAATCGACAATCTCACAAATTGCCCACCAACTCAAATCCTTCCTTCATGAGAAACGGAAAGTGACCGGATATACCGGACCGGTTGATATTATCTGCCATTCAATGGGTGGGTATGTTACCAGATATTATGTCGAGGTAATCGATGGAGGAAAAAGAGAAGAAAATGTCAGGCAGCTCATAGAGATAGGTGTTCCAAACCAGGGCTCTTCAATGGCAGAGATCTTTAATGATCCAAAGTATGGCCCTCATGTTATCCAAATCCTGTCAGGGGAATTTGTCCCGAAAAAATATGAACCTGAAAAGGATGTCAATGTCCAGGGCCTTCGAATAAAAAGTAGGGAGACATTTCAGCTCAGAAAAGCAGGTATCCGTCCGGATATCAGATATAGGAATATTCTTTCAGCAAACCGGACAGGAGATCCGGCTTTTTTCCCAAGTTTTGAAGGAAGAACCTGGGTACTGGGTCATGATGAGACCTGGAGAAAAACCTGGCTCGGAGATGGTGTCATTCCCCATTATGATTCATATCTTCCAGGGACAGAGTTTGATCTCATCCCGTGTAATCCAGAAACAATGTTGGATGAGCCCTATCAGTATTGTCACATTCTCCTGCCAAAAAATTCTGAAGTTATCAGATTGGTAATCAGATATGTGGAAAACCCAACAATTCCCTCGTCAGAAAAGTTTCCAGAACACCACTAA
- a CDS encoding TIGR04083 family peptide-modifying radical SAM enzyme, with protein sequence MKTPFHIMIIPTLGCPSNCKYCWSSEEGSPVMNIQVVRDVVSWLSDFRDDPVTITFHGGEPLLAGSAFYRAALPILAQGLAKNKPSFAIQTNLWRMTPELAKIFAEYHIPIGSSIDGPEDITDYQRGDGYFQKTMEGYRVAREHGLNVRFICTFTGYSEKQREPIVQFFIDQGFTMKLHPALPSLRSDSPNEWALAPEKFGALLVYLLDQSLDHYHEIDIMNINDLVRCVFTRRGNVCTFADCMGNTYAIGPDGNIYPCYRFVGMEEYVMGNVRDRPTQKELDESKAGRLMNDFKAYVDTHCSSCSHIRYCRGGCPYNAIAPSGGEITGVDPHCIAYKRIFDEITDRMNTEMFDAPPMFGGFGPGQTGTGLGKQKPGIMALMQKIAMQ encoded by the coding sequence ATGAAAACCCCTTTTCATATTATGATAATCCCGACTCTTGGCTGCCCATCCAATTGTAAATACTGCTGGAGCTCGGAAGAAGGATCTCCAGTGATGAATATTCAGGTTGTAAGGGATGTCGTATCCTGGCTTTCAGATTTTCGGGATGATCCGGTCACGATAACCTTTCATGGCGGTGAACCTCTCCTTGCCGGATCTGCCTTTTATCGTGCGGCTCTCCCCATTCTTGCACAGGGTCTAGCGAAAAATAAACCCTCATTCGCGATTCAGACAAACCTATGGCGAATGACTCCGGAACTTGCGAAGATTTTTGCAGAATACCATATTCCCATTGGATCTAGTATCGATGGTCCTGAGGATATAACCGATTATCAGCGGGGTGACGGGTATTTTCAAAAGACGATGGAAGGGTACCGGGTTGCACGGGAGCATGGCCTGAATGTCAGGTTCATCTGTACATTTACCGGCTATTCTGAAAAACAGCGGGAGCCCATCGTACAGTTTTTCATCGACCAGGGTTTTACGATGAAACTTCATCCGGCACTTCCTTCACTTCGAAGTGACAGCCCAAATGAGTGGGCGCTGGCCCCGGAGAAATTTGGGGCTCTCCTAGTCTATCTCCTGGATCAGTCACTTGACCACTACCATGAGATTGACATTATGAACATCAATGACCTGGTCCGGTGTGTCTTTACGAGAAGGGGGAATGTCTGCACTTTTGCCGACTGTATGGGAAATACCTATGCCATCGGTCCGGATGGGAATATCTATCCTTGTTACCGGTTTGTCGGCATGGAAGAATATGTCATGGGCAATGTCCGTGACCGGCCGACACAGAAAGAACTTGATGAATCAAAGGCAGGCCGCCTTATGAATGATTTCAAAGCCTACGTGGATACCCATTGTTCATCCTGTTCCCACATCCGGTATTGCCGGGGAGGATGCCCGTATAATGCAATTGCCCCGTCCGGTGGAGAGATCACCGGTGTTGATCCTCATTGTATTGCATATAAACGGATATTTGATGAAATCACCGATCGGATGAATACCGAGATGTTTGATGCACCACCGATGTTCGGGGGATTCGGACCTGGGCAGACGGGCACAGGTTTGGGAAAACAAAAACCTGGAATAATGGCTCTCATGCAGAAGATTGCTATGCAATAA
- a CDS encoding cupin domain-containing protein, producing the protein MNFRYPVIATAFILSLLTCSVLFADNSWEKSEGIVLTEDNYEWVHHDELLNVTDVFSRLDLMSGMTLSPNTSLTLYNADPGAVLSPDAILPVPEVIYVLEGTINITADDEQILAGPNDAVYIPPMKLRRYENADEGRLRFFSLLDWTNQDSNATSIDEDGEEGYHDTTVRIRTEETISPHIIGNQTSNETFRFYRLLHPEEDALELSYDLGSVWMSEGSQMPDHYIDDRYQLITILSGSGNYSVGCTQYPVNPGDIVFAAPGAVMNSTADQDLHLLVITNPYYEEKYDHAIPGACDVII; encoded by the coding sequence ATGAATTTCAGATATCCGGTTATTGCCACTGCTTTTATTCTATCACTGTTAACATGTAGCGTTTTATTCGCGGATAATTCTTGGGAAAAATCTGAAGGGATTGTCCTGACTGAAGATAACTACGAGTGGGTACATCACGATGAACTGCTCAATGTCACCGATGTTTTCTCCCGGCTAGACCTCATGTCAGGAATGACTCTTTCTCCCAATACGTCTCTAACACTGTATAATGCAGATCCTGGTGCAGTTCTCTCACCTGATGCAATACTCCCAGTTCCAGAGGTGATATATGTACTGGAAGGAACAATCAACATCACCGCTGATGATGAACAAATCCTGGCCGGGCCGAATGACGCGGTGTATATTCCGCCAATGAAACTTCGCAGATATGAAAATGCAGATGAGGGTAGACTTCGCTTTTTTTCATTGCTTGACTGGACAAATCAGGACAGTAATGCTACTTCTATAGATGAAGATGGAGAAGAAGGATATCATGACACAACAGTCCGGATCAGAACAGAAGAGACAATTTCTCCCCATATTATAGGAAATCAGACATCCAATGAAACATTTAGATTTTATCGGTTATTACATCCAGAAGAAGACGCTCTTGAACTATCATATGATCTTGGATCTGTCTGGATGTCTGAAGGTTCCCAGATGCCAGACCATTATATTGATGATCGGTATCAACTCATAACCATTTTATCAGGTTCGGGTAATTACTCTGTCGGATGTACTCAATACCCGGTTAATCCAGGAGATATTGTTTTTGCTGCTCCAGGTGCTGTTATGAATAGTACTGCAGATCAGGATTTACATCTCTTGGTAATTACGAATCCCTATTACGAGGAAAAATATGATCATGCAATACCAGGTGCATGTGATGTTATTATCTAA
- a CDS encoding mechanosensitive ion channel family protein, producing the protein MAVGNLLRSRAKRTESVIDDIILSSIGKPLILFLVIITIYSSLAISTLIPAEYAWILDNRYLMVCITILATWIFWSFVKNVAHQYEEHILQSASNEAGIRFYHFFRSTFSYIVWIIAGLIILKILNVDITPLLAAGGIVGIAAGFAGKDILGNFFSGALLAADQPFLIGDRIQVQEFIGDVITIGPRSTRIKTLDSQLVTIPNSILTNDVVINYAEPNQEIKVRINLGVAYGSDIVKVKALLLKIAGEIIDTGLCLHEPEPSVYFLDFAESSLNLQMIIWTDKYTMTYEIRDFINCRILKVFKNEGIEIPFPQVDVHLKKEG; encoded by the coding sequence ATGGCAGTCGGAAATCTGCTTAGATCACGGGCAAAACGGACCGAAAGTGTCATCGATGATATCATCCTTTCATCTATCGGAAAACCCCTGATCCTCTTCCTCGTCATCATCACTATCTATTCCTCTCTAGCAATAAGCACCCTCATTCCCGCTGAATACGCCTGGATCCTGGATAATAGGTACCTGATGGTCTGCATTACCATCCTTGCGACCTGGATCTTCTGGTCATTTGTGAAAAATGTAGCACACCAGTATGAAGAACATATACTCCAGTCTGCATCAAATGAAGCAGGAATCAGGTTCTATCACTTCTTCAGATCAACATTCAGTTATATTGTCTGGATTATTGCAGGACTCATTATTCTTAAAATACTCAATGTTGACATTACCCCCCTTCTTGCTGCCGGAGGTATTGTCGGAATAGCAGCTGGTTTTGCAGGGAAGGATATCCTGGGCAATTTCTTTTCAGGTGCACTGCTTGCAGCGGATCAACCCTTCCTTATCGGTGATCGGATACAGGTGCAGGAATTCATCGGTGACGTGATCACTATCGGGCCCAGAAGTACGAGAATTAAAACCCTTGACAGTCAACTCGTCACTATTCCGAATTCAATCCTCACCAATGATGTGGTAATCAATTACGCAGAACCAAATCAGGAGATCAAAGTCCGGATAAATCTTGGGGTAGCCTACGGCAGTGATATTGTAAAAGTCAAGGCCCTTCTTTTAAAGATTGCAGGTGAGATCATTGATACCGGCCTCTGTCTTCATGAGCCGGAACCATCAGTATATTTCCTTGATTTCGCAGAATCCAGTCTGAACCTGCAGATGATTATCTGGACAGATAAGTATACCATGACTTACGAGATCCGTGATTTCATAAACTGTCGCATTCTGAAGGTATTTAAAAACGAGGGTATTGAGATACCATTTCCCCAGGTGGATGTGCACCTGAAAAAGGAAGGATAA
- a CDS encoding tetratricopeptide repeat protein, with translation MTSPQSCAGILTHIRDHVPSDKSQVMEYLTDMEHHYAGHPCQKEISDLFASLAIQSFSHVEFQTFMSRVQNPDIIVEAVLGSVRSLLNERNGMAAESALLYILPYAEHPNEGEEKYLSFRDFIEYAYYITWLSPEQTFKVHPYQNCDILFQSGQLALLKGEKNQARAIFRFLSELSPVNDSILFARADMCREGRILNEFRNLTNQCFEYAWKPDDLAHAYRNMGYYLTEMGDYTGAVTCYLMATTWEDSPETARELAYIKEKAGKEPDVPAILSHGREILDERNIPYGPNPKIIELMVSYAEECKQDGDFFEARKYLSRAKALELSDSLEREIEVIERFIEDNTIF, from the coding sequence ATGACATCACCACAGAGTTGTGCAGGAATTCTAACGCACATCCGAGACCATGTTCCCAGTGATAAGAGTCAGGTTATGGAATACCTCACTGATATGGAGCATCATTATGCAGGACACCCATGTCAGAAGGAGATATCTGACCTCTTTGCATCTCTGGCAATCCAGTCATTCTCTCATGTTGAATTTCAGACCTTCATGTCCCGGGTTCAAAATCCGGATATAATTGTAGAAGCGGTCCTTGGATCTGTCCGTTCACTCCTGAACGAACGAAATGGAATGGCTGCAGAGTCAGCTTTGTTATACATCCTTCCCTATGCTGAGCATCCGAATGAGGGAGAGGAAAAATATCTGTCATTTCGGGATTTTATCGAGTATGCATATTATATAACCTGGCTCTCACCGGAGCAGACTTTTAAGGTTCATCCCTATCAAAACTGCGATATCCTATTCCAGTCAGGACAACTCGCCTTGTTAAAAGGAGAAAAGAATCAAGCCAGAGCTATTTTCAGGTTCCTTTCAGAACTGAGTCCGGTCAATGATTCCATATTGTTTGCCCGTGCTGATATGTGTCGGGAAGGGAGAATCCTGAATGAATTTCGCAATCTTACGAACCAATGTTTTGAGTATGCCTGGAAACCTGATGACCTGGCCCATGCCTACCGGAATATGGGATATTACCTGACAGAAATGGGTGATTATACCGGAGCAGTCACCTGCTACCTAATGGCCACCACGTGGGAGGACTCACCAGAGACCGCTCGGGAACTGGCATATATCAAGGAAAAGGCTGGCAAAGAGCCGGATGTGCCTGCTATTCTCTCCCATGGTCGTGAGATTCTGGATGAACGAAATATCCCCTATGGTCCGAATCCGAAGATCATCGAACTGATGGTCTCGTATGCAGAAGAATGCAAACAGGATGGTGATTTCTTTGAAGCCAGAAAGTATCTCAGCCGGGCAAAAGCACTTGAATTAAGCGACAGTCTGGAACGGGAGATAGAGGTCATTGAACGGTTTATTGAAGACAATACTATTTTCTGA
- a CDS encoding RNA recognition motif domain-containing protein, with the protein MEGKRLYVGNLPYSTNETQIRELFAPFGTVDNVKLIEQKGFGFVEMSTSEEAQNAMDSLNQTEFGGRTLRIDEARPMQPRREFGGNSSFGGNRGYGGGSGSGGFGGNRRRY; encoded by the coding sequence ATGGAAGGAAAGAGATTATACGTTGGGAACCTCCCCTACTCTACAAATGAGACCCAGATCAGAGAACTTTTTGCTCCTTTTGGGACAGTTGACAATGTCAAGCTTATTGAGCAGAAAGGATTTGGATTTGTAGAAATGAGCACCTCCGAAGAGGCACAAAACGCAATGGATTCCCTAAACCAGACCGAATTTGGTGGAAGAACCCTGCGGATTGACGAAGCCCGTCCCATGCAGCCACGCCGTGAATTCGGTGGCAATAGTTCCTTTGGTGGAAACCGTGGCTATGGCGGCGGTAGCGGAAGCGGTGGCTTTGGCGGTAACCGCAGAAGATACTAA
- a CDS encoding RNA recognition motif domain-containing protein: MHSNKGNNMNPKRLFVGNLTYSVDEKQLWGLFSKYGEVVGVRIIEGKGYGFVEMESYEDARTARNALNETEFMGRNLLIDDVRPPKSKTGFQNRSGGRFQGQKPTYGKSASPRGKSGSGTRGKSSQRSGKNAPTRQRESDYSERTLRSAPRPDKKDTAPAGKNRPSKTPPRDDKPAQKKTKTRFWPGGSR, from the coding sequence ATGCACTCAAATAAAGGCAATAATATGAATCCAAAAAGGTTGTTTGTTGGGAACCTGACATATTCTGTTGATGAAAAGCAGTTATGGGGACTGTTTTCCAAATATGGTGAAGTTGTTGGTGTCAGGATAATTGAAGGGAAAGGATACGGATTTGTTGAGATGGAGAGTTATGAAGATGCACGAACGGCACGAAATGCCCTCAACGAAACGGAATTCATGGGACGAAATCTTCTCATTGATGATGTAAGGCCTCCAAAAAGTAAGACCGGGTTTCAAAACAGGTCTGGTGGAAGATTCCAGGGTCAAAAACCAACATATGGAAAATCAGCTAGTCCACGGGGAAAATCTGGGTCTGGAACACGAGGTAAATCATCCCAGAGATCTGGTAAAAATGCACCAACCAGACAGAGGGAATCTGATTATTCAGAGCGAACTTTACGAAGTGCTCCTCGGCCAGATAAAAAGGATACTGCTCCTGCCGGGAAAAACAGACCGAGTAAAACTCCCCCTCGCGATGATAAACCTGCTCAGAAAAAAACAAAGACACGGTTCTGGCCGGGTGGATCCAGATAA
- a CDS encoding DUF99 family protein yields the protein MQLQKQGIRVLGISESFAHHDWSVLCGVVMRRDLHIDGFCFGKVRVGGMDATAEIIRMITSLGRQDVNAILLNGCVIAWYNVINPVEIMEKTGFPVICVSYKDSNGLSGHIRHHFPGDEERIKAYKDLGERMVVPLKTGLFLYARGYGCSDNEVIKLCRIFTLHGKIPEPVRVARLCARTIMHNTNAGKIIDNPSSG from the coding sequence ATGCAGCTCCAAAAGCAGGGTATCCGGGTATTAGGGATCTCCGAGTCTTTTGCACACCATGACTGGTCGGTTCTCTGCGGAGTTGTTATGCGTCGGGACCTGCATATTGACGGCTTCTGCTTTGGAAAAGTCCGGGTGGGGGGGATGGATGCAACGGCAGAGATAATCCGGATGATAACGTCTCTTGGCCGTCAGGATGTGAATGCAATCCTTTTGAATGGGTGTGTCATCGCATGGTATAATGTGATTAATCCGGTGGAGATTATGGAAAAAACCGGGTTTCCTGTGATTTGTGTCTCATATAAGGATTCAAATGGCCTATCAGGCCATATCAGACATCATTTTCCTGGAGATGAGGAACGGATAAAAGCATACAAAGACCTTGGAGAGAGAATGGTTGTCCCCCTTAAAACAGGTTTGTTTTTGTATGCCAGGGGATATGGTTGTTCGGATAATGAAGTCATAAAGTTATGCAGAATATTTACCCTTCATGGAAAAATTCCTGAACCTGTCAGGGTTGCCAGACTGTGTGCCCGAACCATCATGCATAATACCAATGCTGGGAAAATAATCGATAATCCTTCATCTGGCTAA